A DNA window from Kitasatospora atroaurantiaca contains the following coding sequences:
- a CDS encoding DUF2252 domain-containing protein: MTEHSAARKNALPPETPAERAARGKAARRDAPRSSHAEFVPAADRPDPLGILEAQSATRVTELVPIRYGRMIESPFRFYRGAAAIMAADLAGTPNSGIRAQLCGDAHMLNFRLLASPERKLLFDINDFDETLPGPWEWDVKRLAASLVIAGRANDFADAERADIVLATVRSYRESMMRFAGMRNLDLWYASIDADRLQSLASEHLAKRGRKGLARAVAKARTRDSLQAFDSLTETVDGHARIAADPPLLVPLADLLPDVERGVLEGEFRRLIERSGRSLPSDRRSLLADFRLVDVARKVVGVGSVGTRCWIVLLLGRDDDDPLFLQAKEADTSVLAPHVGASDYDNQGERVVSGQRLMQAASDIFLGWERVDGIDGRRRDFYVRQLRDWKGIADPELMVPTGMRAFGELCGTTLARAHARSGDRIAIAGYLGRSDAFDRALATFAESYADQNERDHQALVEAVRDGRLPAVQTGTTSS, encoded by the coding sequence ATGACCGAGCACTCTGCTGCGAGGAAGAACGCCCTACCGCCCGAGACGCCTGCGGAACGAGCGGCCCGGGGCAAGGCGGCCCGCCGTGACGCGCCCCGTTCGAGCCACGCCGAGTTCGTGCCGGCGGCCGACCGACCGGACCCGTTGGGCATCCTCGAAGCCCAGTCGGCGACCAGGGTGACCGAGCTCGTCCCGATCCGGTACGGCAGGATGATCGAGTCGCCGTTCCGCTTCTACCGCGGTGCCGCCGCCATCATGGCCGCAGACCTGGCCGGTACCCCGAACTCCGGGATCAGGGCCCAACTGTGCGGTGATGCGCACATGTTGAACTTCCGTCTGCTCGCCTCGCCGGAACGAAAACTGCTGTTCGACATCAACGACTTCGACGAGACGCTGCCCGGTCCCTGGGAATGGGACGTCAAGCGACTGGCGGCCAGCCTCGTCATCGCGGGCCGGGCGAACGACTTCGCGGACGCGGAGCGCGCTGACATCGTGCTGGCGACCGTGCGGTCCTACCGCGAGTCGATGATGCGGTTCGCGGGCATGCGCAATCTCGACCTCTGGTACGCCAGCATCGATGCGGATCGTCTCCAGAGTCTGGCGTCCGAGCACTTGGCCAAGCGCGGCCGCAAGGGCCTGGCCCGGGCGGTGGCGAAGGCCCGGACCCGGGACAGTCTGCAGGCGTTCGACAGCCTCACCGAGACGGTGGACGGGCACGCCCGGATCGCCGCTGACCCACCCCTTCTCGTGCCGCTCGCCGATCTGCTCCCGGACGTCGAACGCGGTGTCCTGGAGGGGGAGTTCCGCCGGCTGATCGAGCGTTCCGGCCGCAGCCTCCCGTCCGACCGCCGGTCCCTGCTCGCGGACTTCCGTCTGGTGGACGTGGCCCGCAAGGTGGTCGGTGTCGGCAGCGTCGGCACCCGCTGCTGGATCGTCCTGCTGCTCGGCAGGGACGACGACGACCCGCTCTTCCTCCAGGCCAAGGAGGCCGATACTTCGGTGCTCGCCCCCCACGTCGGTGCGAGCGACTACGACAACCAGGGCGAGCGGGTGGTCTCGGGTCAGAGGCTGATGCAGGCGGCGAGCGACATCTTCCTCGGCTGGGAGCGGGTGGACGGGATCGACGGGCGACGCCGCGACTTCTACGTACGCCAGTTGCGCGACTGGAAGGGAATCGCCGACCCGGAGCTGATGGTGCCGACCGGCATGCGGGCGTTCGGCGAGCTCTGCGGTACCACCCTGGCCCGCGCCCACGCGAGGTCCGGTGACCGGATCGCCATCGCCGGCTACCTGGGGCGGAGCGACGCGTTCGACCGTGCGCTGGCGACCTTCGCCGAGAGCTACGCCGACCAGAACGAGCGCGACCACCAGGCGCTGGTGGAGGCGGTCCGTGACGGTCGGCTGCCGGCCGTGCAGACGGGAACCACCTCCTCCTGA
- a CDS encoding chloride channel protein, which produces MSAEPVGDPAAAPKDPFALVRTRGYPVLLLVAAVLGVPISAAAFGFLALVSELQSLTYTDLPKALGFHGTPSWWPVPLLILAGLLVALTIRYLPGEGGHKPAEGLKATGPTPPIELPGIAFAAVASLALGVVLGPEAPLIALGSGLAVGAVRLVKRGFPAEATAVVGVSGSFAAVSTLLGSPLLGAFLLMEVSGLGGAMLGIILVPGLLAAGIGSLIFTGLGSWTGLGTYSLALPQVPHADRPDFSGFGWALVVGVAAAFVGAGIHRLALFLQPRVERRRVVATVLMGAIIGTIALVYAEWTGNEASQVLYSGQSALGPLLADHAAYSLGTLLVLVACKALAYCASMSGFRGGPVFPAMFVGAAGGLAFAHLPGLDVTSGFAMGVGAMGVAMLKLPMTSVLLATLLLGSEGLTVMPLVIVAVVVSYVISLRLSPAPTALPAGHPQSVR; this is translated from the coding sequence ATGTCGGCCGAGCCTGTCGGAGACCCTGCGGCAGCCCCGAAAGACCCTTTCGCGCTCGTCCGCACCCGCGGGTACCCCGTCCTGCTCCTGGTGGCCGCGGTGCTCGGCGTCCCGATCTCGGCTGCGGCGTTCGGCTTCCTCGCCCTCGTCTCCGAACTCCAGTCGCTGACGTATACGGACCTGCCCAAGGCGCTGGGCTTCCACGGAACGCCGTCCTGGTGGCCGGTGCCGCTTCTCATCCTGGCCGGTCTGCTGGTCGCACTGACCATCCGGTACCTGCCGGGCGAGGGCGGCCACAAGCCGGCCGAGGGGCTCAAGGCCACGGGGCCGACCCCTCCGATCGAGCTGCCCGGCATCGCCTTCGCGGCGGTGGCCTCCCTCGCACTCGGTGTCGTCCTCGGACCCGAGGCGCCGCTCATCGCGTTGGGCAGCGGGCTGGCCGTCGGCGCCGTACGCCTGGTCAAGAGGGGCTTTCCCGCGGAGGCGACCGCCGTGGTGGGAGTCTCGGGGAGCTTCGCCGCCGTCAGCACGCTGCTCGGGTCGCCGCTGCTCGGCGCCTTCCTCCTGATGGAGGTGTCCGGCCTCGGCGGGGCGATGCTCGGGATCATCCTCGTGCCGGGGCTGCTCGCGGCCGGAATCGGGTCGCTCATCTTCACGGGGCTGGGATCGTGGACCGGTCTGGGCACGTACTCCCTGGCACTCCCACAGGTGCCCCACGCCGACCGACCCGACTTCTCCGGCTTCGGCTGGGCACTCGTCGTCGGGGTGGCGGCGGCTTTCGTCGGCGCGGGGATCCACCGGCTCGCTCTCTTCCTGCAGCCGAGGGTCGAGCGGCGGCGGGTGGTGGCCACCGTACTGATGGGCGCCATCATCGGAACGATCGCGCTGGTGTACGCCGAGTGGACCGGGAACGAGGCCTCCCAAGTGCTGTACTCGGGGCAGAGCGCGCTCGGCCCGCTGCTCGCGGATCACGCCGCATACTCGCTGGGCACCCTCCTGGTGCTCGTGGCCTGCAAGGCGCTGGCGTACTGCGCTTCGATGAGCGGCTTCCGGGGAGGCCCGGTCTTTCCGGCGATGTTCGTGGGAGCGGCGGGCGGGCTGGCCTTCGCTCATCTGCCGGGGCTTGACGTGACGTCCGGATTCGCCATGGGCGTCGGGGCGATGGGCGTGGCGATGCTGAAGCTCCCGATGACCTCGGTGCTGCTGGCCACGCTGCTCCTGGGATCGGAGGGCCTCACCGTGATGCCGCTCGTCATTGTCGCGGTGGTGGTCTCCTACGTCATCTCGCTCAGGCTCTCCCCGGCGCCGACCGCCCTGCCCGCCGGCCACCCGCAGAGCGTGCGGTAG